One part of the Humulus lupulus chromosome 9, drHumLupu1.1, whole genome shotgun sequence genome encodes these proteins:
- the LOC133800569 gene encoding uncharacterized protein LOC133800569 isoform X1, which translates to MFSFPSFLQVRSLLNTNISSSSTLPLPNSFKFSTRMARSALDELSESGAFARTASTFRNIISRDSNSEFPVESGRYHLYISYACPWASRCLAYLKIKGLDKAISFTSVNPIWERTKKSDEHMGWVFPASEADLPGAEPDPFNGAKSIRDLYELASTNYNGKFTVPVLWDKKLKSVVNNESSEIIRMFNTEFNAIAENPDMDLYPPHLRAKIDETNEWIYDAINNGVYKCGFARKQEPYDEAVTKLYEALDKCEEILDKHRYICGNTLTEADIRLFVTLIRFDEVYAVHFKCNKKLLREYPNLFNYTKDIYQVPGISSTVNMEHIKRHYYGSHPTINPFRIIPSGPNIDYSSPHGRERFST; encoded by the exons ATGTTTTCTTTCCCATCCTTTCTACAAGTTCGATCGCTGCTCAACACCAACATCTCCTCTTCCTCTACTCTTCCTCTCCCAAACTCCTTCAAG TTTTCTACTAGAATGGCTCGATCTGCATTGGATGAATTGTCTGAATCTGGTGCATTTGCAAGAACTGCTTCTACATTTCGTAACATCATTTCGAGAGATTCGAACTCCGAGTTCCCAGTTGAATCTGGGAGGTATCATCTGTACATATCATATGCATGTCCTTGGGCTTCTAGGTGCCTTGCATACTTGAAAATCAAAGGACTTGACAAAGCCATCAGCTTTACA TCTGTCAACCCCATATGGGAAAGAACCAAGAAAAGTGATGAACACATGGGGTGGGTTTTCCCTGCTTCAGAGGCAGATCTACCAGGAGCTGAACCTGACCCTTTTAATGGAGCCAAAAGCATCAGAGACCTTTACGAGCTTGCAAGTACAAACTATAATGGAAAATTTACTGTTCCA GTTCTATGGGATAAGAAACTCAAGAGTGTTGTTAATAATGAGAGTTCAGAGATAATTCGTATGTTTAATACTGAGTTCAATGCTATAGCAGAGAATCCTGATATGGACTTATATCCTCCACACTTGAGAGCCAAAATTGATGAGACCAATGAATGGATATATGATGCAATAAATAATGGTGTGTATAAATGTGGGTTTGCAAGGAAGCAGGAACCTTATGATGAG GCTGTGACAAAGCTGTATGAAGCTCTGGACAAATGTGAGGAGATACTTGACAAGCATCGTTACATATGTGGGAACACTTTGACCGAAGCAGATATTCGATTGTTTGTCACTTTAATAAGATTTGACGAG GTTTACGCGGTTCATTTCAAATGCAACAAGAAACTGCTACGTGAGTACCCGAATTTATTCAACTACACCAAAGATATATACCAAGTTCCTGGAATCAGTAGCACAGTCAATATGGAACACATCAAGAGACATTATTATGGAAGCCATCCTACAATAAACCCATTTCGAATCATTCCTTCTGGACCCAATATCGACTATTCTTCTCCTCACGGCAGAGAGAGGTTTTCTACTTAA
- the LOC133800569 gene encoding uncharacterized protein LOC133800569 isoform X2 produces MFSFPSFLQVRSLLNTNISSSSTLPLPNSFKSVNPIWERTKKSDEHMGWVFPASEADLPGAEPDPFNGAKSIRDLYELASTNYNGKFTVPVLWDKKLKSVVNNESSEIIRMFNTEFNAIAENPDMDLYPPHLRAKIDETNEWIYDAINNGVYKCGFARKQEPYDEAVTKLYEALDKCEEILDKHRYICGNTLTEADIRLFVTLIRFDEVYAVHFKCNKKLLREYPNLFNYTKDIYQVPGISSTVNMEHIKRHYYGSHPTINPFRIIPSGPNIDYSSPHGRERFST; encoded by the exons ATGTTTTCTTTCCCATCCTTTCTACAAGTTCGATCGCTGCTCAACACCAACATCTCCTCTTCCTCTACTCTTCCTCTCCCAAACTCCTTCAAG TCTGTCAACCCCATATGGGAAAGAACCAAGAAAAGTGATGAACACATGGGGTGGGTTTTCCCTGCTTCAGAGGCAGATCTACCAGGAGCTGAACCTGACCCTTTTAATGGAGCCAAAAGCATCAGAGACCTTTACGAGCTTGCAAGTACAAACTATAATGGAAAATTTACTGTTCCA GTTCTATGGGATAAGAAACTCAAGAGTGTTGTTAATAATGAGAGTTCAGAGATAATTCGTATGTTTAATACTGAGTTCAATGCTATAGCAGAGAATCCTGATATGGACTTATATCCTCCACACTTGAGAGCCAAAATTGATGAGACCAATGAATGGATATATGATGCAATAAATAATGGTGTGTATAAATGTGGGTTTGCAAGGAAGCAGGAACCTTATGATGAG GCTGTGACAAAGCTGTATGAAGCTCTGGACAAATGTGAGGAGATACTTGACAAGCATCGTTACATATGTGGGAACACTTTGACCGAAGCAGATATTCGATTGTTTGTCACTTTAATAAGATTTGACGAG GTTTACGCGGTTCATTTCAAATGCAACAAGAAACTGCTACGTGAGTACCCGAATTTATTCAACTACACCAAAGATATATACCAAGTTCCTGGAATCAGTAGCACAGTCAATATGGAACACATCAAGAGACATTATTATGGAAGCCATCCTACAATAAACCCATTTCGAATCATTCCTTCTGGACCCAATATCGACTATTCTTCTCCTCACGGCAGAGAGAGGTTTTCTACTTAA